In the genome of Oxalobacter aliiformigenes, one region contains:
- a CDS encoding DUF4376 domain-containing protein, whose translation MKYGIVENHQFILIDEDRQRLENTLPFMPQYSVEQIGTYDEDQIEQGHDGTWYEKGHAPQRPLEEARTEKLAELEAAFDTALREAHCTSSVGFEIDADETANRNVSSLIVAMEANGEDSVLFCAYDNTFHEVTLDQLRIMQIEIITHARAVYARKWALREAIEAAQSVVELESLSISFSEENE comes from the coding sequence ATGAAATACGGGATTGTTGAAAACCACCAATTCATCCTGATCGATGAAGACAGGCAAAGGCTGGAGAATACCTTGCCCTTCATGCCGCAGTATTCGGTCGAACAAATCGGAACATACGATGAAGACCAGATCGAGCAGGGCCATGACGGCACATGGTACGAAAAAGGCCATGCGCCGCAAAGACCGCTGGAAGAAGCCAGAACGGAAAAACTGGCTGAACTGGAAGCGGCTTTCGATACCGCATTGCGGGAAGCGCATTGCACCTCATCGGTCGGGTTCGAGATCGATGCGGATGAAACGGCGAACCGGAATGTGTCCAGTCTGATCGTGGCGATGGAAGCGAACGGGGAAGACAGTGTGCTTTTTTGTGCGTATGACAATACTTTTCATGAAGTCACTCTGGATCAGCTCAGGATCATGCAGATCGAGATCATCACACATGCCCGGGCTGTTTATGCCAGAAAGTGGGCACTGCGTGAAGCTATTGAGGCAGCGCAATCGGTGGTGGAACTGGAATCGCTTTCCATCAGTTTTTCGGAGGAGAATGAATAA
- a CDS encoding dihydrofolate reductase family protein, whose amino-acid sequence MRPTIVCHMMSSIDGRLNGDRWSEPFDGKNRDILFAPYYTISERLSPEAHMLGRNTVQIHFCPKTFDHTGLPRAVRPEPYLALSPAPRKLVILDPHGKIFYDTNTIMDSGIIAVLGENVSEAYLTHLRENDISYLFAGADGHDLENAMEQIGTLFNIERIVLEGGGIVNGQFLKHGLIDEFSLMIYPGIDGLAGIHSIVEYTGNDDERPATGQSLELISADKLENGVIWLYYRVHRKTPASR is encoded by the coding sequence ATGCGCCCAACAATCGTCTGTCACATGATGAGTTCCATCGACGGCCGCCTGAACGGCGACCGCTGGAGCGAACCCTTCGACGGAAAAAACCGCGACATCCTTTTCGCCCCCTACTACACCATCAGCGAACGGCTCTCCCCCGAAGCACACATGCTCGGCCGCAACACCGTCCAGATCCACTTCTGCCCCAAAACCTTCGACCACACCGGCCTGCCCCGGGCCGTCCGCCCCGAACCCTATCTGGCGCTCTCCCCCGCCCCGCGCAAACTCGTCATCCTCGACCCGCACGGCAAAATCTTCTACGACACGAACACCATCATGGATTCCGGCATCATCGCCGTACTGGGTGAAAACGTCTCCGAGGCCTACCTGACCCACCTGCGCGAAAACGACATTTCCTACCTCTTCGCAGGCGCCGACGGCCACGACCTCGAAAACGCAATGGAACAGATCGGCACCCTCTTCAACATCGAACGGATCGTCCTCGAAGGCGGCGGCATCGTCAACGGCCAGTTCCTGAAACACGGCCTGATCGACGAATTCAGCCTCATGATCTATCCCGGTATCGACGGACTGGCCGGCATCCATTCCATCGTCGAATACACCGGCAACGACGACGAACGGCCCGCCACCGGACAAAGCCTCGAACTCATCTCCGCCGACAAACTCGAAAACGGCGTCATCTGGCTCTACTACCGCGTCCACCGGAAAACCCCGGCCAGCCGCTAA
- a CDS encoding iron-containing alcohol dehydrogenase family protein: MNWHYRQPVTIHFGNGMITRLKDEIRQTGKKRGILVTSPSFEKNGLAARLVTDSDGTLVTTYSGISPNPDIRECDACIKTIRENACDLVVALGGGSVLDCAKAAALFCTATLPAGDYLDRKIPLPPDRLPLIAIPTTAGTGSEITRVAVLSDHEKGIKTPLDTPAFYPDTALVDPELTWTVPRHITACTGMDVLCHAIEAYWNIHHQPVCDALAIHAIRLVFRYLETACEEPSNPLAREKMAEASVTAGMAFSLPGTTSAHACSYPLTSHLGIPHGEACGLTIDHFMRINATTDTDGRLNELARATGFSDPGNMADAIAELKYRTGLKTGLTRYGLTDTDLHRLVSASLVPNLKNNPVPITAAMLYDLYASLR; this comes from the coding sequence ATGAACTGGCATTACCGGCAACCCGTCACCATCCACTTCGGCAACGGCATGATCACCCGTCTGAAAGACGAAATCCGCCAGACAGGGAAAAAACGGGGCATCCTGGTCACCTCCCCCTCCTTCGAAAAAAACGGACTGGCTGCCCGGCTCGTCACCGACAGTGACGGCACACTCGTCACCACATACAGCGGCATCTCCCCCAATCCCGACATCAGGGAATGCGATGCCTGCATCAAAACCATCCGGGAAAACGCCTGCGACCTCGTCGTCGCCCTCGGAGGCGGCAGCGTCCTCGACTGTGCCAAGGCTGCCGCCCTTTTCTGCACGGCAACCTTGCCGGCCGGCGACTATCTGGACAGGAAAATCCCCCTGCCCCCGGACCGTCTTCCCCTGATCGCCATCCCGACCACGGCCGGCACCGGCAGCGAAATCACCCGCGTCGCCGTCCTCTCCGACCACGAAAAAGGCATCAAAACGCCCCTGGACACCCCGGCCTTCTACCCGGACACCGCCCTCGTCGACCCGGAACTGACCTGGACCGTCCCCAGACACATCACCGCCTGCACCGGCATGGACGTCCTCTGCCATGCCATCGAAGCCTACTGGAACATCCATCACCAGCCCGTCTGCGACGCACTCGCCATCCATGCCATCCGCCTCGTCTTCCGGTATCTGGAAACGGCCTGCGAAGAACCCTCCAACCCGCTCGCCCGGGAAAAAATGGCCGAAGCCTCCGTCACCGCCGGCATGGCCTTCTCCCTGCCCGGCACCACCTCCGCCCACGCCTGTTCCTACCCGCTGACCAGCCACCTCGGCATTCCCCACGGCGAAGCCTGCGGCCTGACCATCGACCACTTCATGCGTATCAACGCCACCACCGACACCGACGGCCGCCTAAACGAACTGGCCCGCGCCACCGGCTTTTCCGACCCCGGCAACATGGCCGACGCCATCGCCGAACTCAAATACCGCACCGGTCTGAAAACCGGACTGACCCGATACGGACTGACCGACACCGACCTGCACCGCCTCGTATCGGCAAGCCTTGTCCCCAACCTGAAAAATAACCCCGTCCCCATCACCGCAGCCATGCTCTACGACCTCTACGCCAGCCTGCGCTGA
- a CDS encoding cupin domain-containing protein, producing the protein MPTENDTVPTPVFPLGKALKSRKFTGTVWLQWLVEPDDTFNCPAVNVTFEAGCRNNWHRHPGGQILLCTDGAGRYQERGKPVIALKPGDVVKIAPDVEHWHGAAPDTAFTHIAIETNPKAGPAVWLEPVSEEDYRAEPEKTG; encoded by the coding sequence ATGCCCACCGAAAACGATACCGTCCCGACCCCGGTCTTCCCGCTGGGAAAAGCCCTCAAAAGCCGGAAATTCACCGGCACCGTCTGGCTGCAATGGCTCGTCGAGCCCGACGACACCTTCAACTGCCCCGCCGTCAACGTCACCTTCGAGGCAGGCTGCCGCAACAACTGGCACCGGCACCCCGGCGGCCAAATCCTGCTGTGTACCGACGGCGCCGGCCGCTATCAGGAACGCGGCAAACCCGTCATCGCGCTGAAACCCGGCGACGTGGTCAAAATCGCGCCGGACGTCGAACACTGGCACGGTGCCGCCCCGGACACCGCCTTCACGCACATCGCCATCGAAACGAACCCGAAAGCCGGCCCCGCCGTCTGGCTGGAACCCGTTTCCGAAGAAGACTACCGCGCCGAACCGGAAAAAACGGGTTGA
- a CDS encoding DNA-3-methyladenine glycosylase I: MTKQDLINGRCGWCATDALYIQYHDQEWGKPVTDERTLFEFLVLESAQAGLNWLTILRKREGYRQAFCDFDAARVAQMTGEDVERLMQFDGIVRNRLKITSAITNARLFLALQKEFGSFHDYILTFFPGKNPVVHHFRTLGEIPVSSPESEAMSRDMKKRGFRFFGATICHAYLQACGFIDDHLTGCLCRKNSQVPYK, from the coding sequence ATGACGAAACAGGACTTGATCAACGGCCGCTGCGGCTGGTGCGCGACAGATGCGCTTTACATACAATACCACGATCAGGAATGGGGAAAACCCGTCACGGACGAGCGGACACTGTTCGAATTTCTCGTACTGGAAAGCGCCCAGGCCGGACTGAACTGGCTCACCATCCTCCGGAAACGGGAAGGATACCGTCAGGCGTTTTGCGATTTCGATGCCGCACGGGTTGCGCAAATGACCGGCGAAGACGTCGAACGGCTCATGCAATTCGACGGTATCGTCAGAAACCGCCTGAAAATCACATCAGCCATCACAAACGCCAGACTGTTTCTCGCCCTGCAAAAAGAATTCGGCAGTTTCCACGACTATATCCTCACCTTTTTCCCCGGCAAAAACCCGGTTGTCCACCATTTCCGGACACTGGGCGAAATTCCGGTCTCCTCCCCCGAATCCGAAGCCATGAGCCGGGACATGAAAAAACGGGGCTTCAGATTTTTCGGTGCCACCATCTGCCATGCCTATCTGCAGGCTTGCGGCTTCATCGACGACCATCTGACCGGCTGCCTTTGCCGGAAAAACAGTCAAGTACCATACAAATGA
- a CDS encoding tail fiber protein, producing the protein MAQPPAYNREKNFTLNSGRETDHAALNAELDKASNSINDIRTNLAILQADDGKLRPSVVTPDSISEELRVSLVEGVVMDAQAMLDESRKASETSKSSAEKAKESETRAAASEKAATASWEQAQAIAGEVQKRADDIVQTASDQAKEYARSAQTSAQEARCVYGKIEKRADDIVEEAAREAEKQAQASAGSAASADRSAEEAALHAAIAGQRGIPVGTVVMFTAAEPPAGYLKCDGSAVGRETCPELFAAIGTTYGEGDGETTFNLPNLIGRFAEGSATPGTVKEAGLPNLVGYSDTVGFSDTRFEPTGCFYPAEEWNAGTFNIVEKTGTAGANVVRFDASHGNPTYGKSDTVQPPALTLLPCIKAFDAAVDSGLIDITELANEVAGKADTNLSNLSATGKAKAARLAMPSGNYVGLSIPVTNTDVTAPADGYFYSVIFATAASNGYMNFINRSTGFGVMSNVPASSAEKHFMPVRKGDVVRVEYNNLSEETTFGFFYAEGSQP; encoded by the coding sequence ATGGCTCAGCCTCCTGCCTATAACCGGGAAAAGAATTTCACCTTGAACAGCGGCCGGGAAACGGATCATGCCGCCCTGAATGCGGAACTGGACAAGGCGTCGAACTCGATCAACGACATCCGGACGAATCTGGCGATTTTGCAGGCGGACGACGGGAAGTTGCGTCCGTCGGTGGTGACACCGGATTCGATCAGCGAGGAATTGAGAGTCTCGCTGGTGGAGGGTGTGGTGATGGATGCCCAGGCAATGCTTGATGAATCGAGGAAAGCCTCCGAAACGTCGAAATCGTCGGCAGAGAAGGCGAAAGAGAGCGAGACGAGGGCGGCGGCCAGTGAGAAAGCGGCCACGGCATCCTGGGAGCAGGCGCAGGCGATCGCCGGCGAAGTGCAGAAAAGGGCGGATGATATCGTTCAGACGGCCAGCGATCAGGCGAAGGAATATGCCCGGTCGGCACAGACGAGCGCACAGGAAGCCCGGTGCGTCTACGGAAAGATTGAAAAAAGGGCGGATGACATTGTGGAGGAAGCGGCACGGGAAGCGGAAAAACAGGCGCAGGCGTCAGCCGGCAGTGCCGCCAGTGCGGACCGGTCGGCAGAAGAAGCGGCGCTTCATGCGGCAATCGCCGGCCAGAGAGGCATACCGGTCGGGACTGTCGTGATGTTCACCGCGGCCGAGCCCCCGGCCGGTTACCTGAAATGCGATGGATCGGCAGTCGGGCGGGAAACCTGTCCCGAACTCTTTGCCGCCATCGGAACCACCTATGGAGAAGGCGATGGAGAGACCACCTTCAACCTGCCGAACCTGATCGGGCGGTTCGCCGAAGGCAGCGCGACACCGGGAACAGTGAAAGAAGCGGGATTGCCGAATTTGGTAGGATACAGTGATACAGTCGGGTTCAGTGACACGCGCTTTGAGCCAACAGGGTGTTTTTATCCGGCAGAGGAATGGAACGCAGGAACATTTAATATTGTAGAAAAAACGGGTACGGCAGGGGCTAATGTAGTTAGATTTGATGCATCTCACGGCAACCCCACCTACGGCAAAAGCGACACCGTCCAGCCGCCGGCCCTGACCCTGTTACCCTGCATCAAGGCCTTCGATGCGGCAGTCGATTCCGGCCTGATCGACATAACGGAACTGGCCAACGAAGTGGCCGGAAAAGCCGATACAAACCTGTCCAATCTCAGCGCGACGGGAAAGGCGAAAGCAGCCCGCCTGGCGATGCCGTCTGGTAACTATGTGGGACTTTCCATACCAGTTACTAATACAGACGTTACGGCTCCTGCTGACGGTTATTTCTATTCAGTAATATTTGCTACGGCTGCTTCAAACGGATACATGAATTTTATTAATCGGTCTACCGGGTTTGGAGTTATGAGCAATGTTCCGGCAAGTAGCGCTGAAAAACATTTTATGCCAGTAAGAAAAGGTGACGTCGTTCGCGTTGAATACAACAATCTGTCAGAAGAAACGACTTTTGGATTCTTTTATGCAGAAGGGAGCCAGCCATGA
- a CDS encoding phage major capsid protein → MPISSTDLQELGKSTLDDYLKNEPIDQVSVDIPLFKKLMEKRKEFAGAKQNVTVNIRKSHDSNFAWAYGEEPVSFNKRNTVENAAFPWRRAVDGFYIAHDTLFANGIKVREGGRREYKLEVSEKNQLLNLLDEQTDAFRTGFSEKLSMELHRDGTASEDAVTGLDALVSLTPETGVVGGIDRETATYWRNNAATAIAATTAGALATAMEGQWRRCIRNGGSPDFILAGSAFIDAYRQYGVTVTNNADAGKVKRLDAGIGSGSSTGLYFKGVEIIWDPQFEALDALESPAIPWEKRCYFINTKYLELHDDSMDIVSPTRPYNVLALYQMVNLRLALVLKRANAHSVMSIA, encoded by the coding sequence ATGCCAATATCATCTACCGACTTGCAGGAGCTGGGCAAATCCACGCTCGATGATTATCTCAAAAACGAACCGATCGATCAGGTTTCGGTCGATATTCCGCTTTTCAAGAAGCTGATGGAAAAGCGCAAGGAGTTTGCGGGGGCCAAGCAGAATGTGACGGTCAATATCCGCAAGTCCCATGATTCCAATTTTGCCTGGGCCTATGGCGAGGAACCGGTTTCCTTCAACAAGCGCAATACCGTTGAAAACGCCGCTTTTCCCTGGCGTCGTGCGGTGGACGGTTTTTATATCGCCCACGATACGCTGTTTGCCAACGGGATCAAGGTGCGGGAAGGTGGCCGCCGGGAATACAAGCTGGAGGTCAGTGAAAAGAACCAGTTGCTGAATCTTCTGGATGAGCAGACCGATGCGTTCCGTACCGGTTTTTCCGAAAAACTGTCGATGGAGCTGCACCGTGACGGAACGGCGTCGGAGGATGCCGTGACCGGGCTGGATGCGCTGGTTTCCCTGACACCGGAAACCGGTGTGGTGGGCGGTATCGACCGCGAGACGGCGACGTACTGGCGCAACAATGCCGCCACCGCGATTGCGGCTACGACGGCCGGTGCGCTGGCAACCGCGATGGAAGGCCAGTGGCGCCGCTGTATCCGCAATGGCGGTTCGCCGGACTTCATTCTGGCCGGTTCCGCTTTTATCGATGCCTATCGCCAGTATGGGGTGACGGTGACCAATAACGCCGATGCCGGCAAGGTCAAGCGGCTGGATGCCGGTATCGGTTCGGGTTCTTCGACCGGTTTGTATTTCAAGGGGGTCGAGATCATCTGGGATCCGCAGTTCGAGGCGCTGGATGCGCTGGAATCGCCGGCGATTCCCTGGGAAAAACGCTGTTATTTCATCAATACGAAGTATCTGGAATTGCACGACGACTCGATGGATATCGTGTCGCCGACCCGTCCGTATAACGTGCTGGCGTTGTACCAGATGGTGAACCTGCGTCTGGCGCTGGTGTTGAAACGCGCGAATGCCCATTCCGTCATGTCCATCGCGTAA
- a CDS encoding GNAT family N-acetyltransferase translates to MEEDVMRRVFGGQVCLVARMMPDERRIALEEAVALWRRSVRATHAFLTEEDIDSLVPSVMAGWLGVPELWSVRDAAGTMQAFMGIGGEMLEMLFVDPGWRGRGIGRALVELATGCRGVVRVDVNEQNPQAAGFYERMGFCVTGRSETDGEGRPFPLLHMVWCPGRFGAG, encoded by the coding sequence ATGGAAGAGGACGTTATGCGCAGGGTTTTCGGGGGACAGGTCTGTCTGGTTGCGCGGATGATGCCGGATGAGCGGCGGATTGCACTGGAGGAGGCAGTGGCGTTGTGGAGGCGGTCGGTGAGGGCGACGCACGCTTTTCTGACGGAAGAGGATATTGATTCGCTGGTGCCGTCGGTGATGGCGGGGTGGCTGGGGGTGCCGGAGTTGTGGAGTGTACGGGATGCCGCCGGGACGATGCAGGCGTTTATGGGGATCGGCGGGGAGATGCTGGAGATGTTGTTTGTCGATCCGGGATGGCGCGGGCGCGGTATCGGCCGTGCGCTGGTTGAACTGGCGACAGGTTGCCGCGGGGTGGTGCGGGTGGATGTGAATGAGCAGAATCCGCAGGCGGCCGGTTTTTATGAACGGATGGGGTTTTGTGTGACGGGGCGTTCGGAAACGGATGGTGAGGGACGGCCGTTTCCGCTGTTGCATATGGTGTGGTGTCCCGGCCGGTTCGGGGCAGGGTGA
- a CDS encoding DUF4376 domain-containing protein: protein MNIIEAKNPKYIAADKKIIQLEVKFEEIQDMGFLPFGATEDDVEAHGRELYRRALSGEFGEIEEFVRDLETERANKLSELSTAFEDASEMAHLTSSLGFEIDANETANRDIEGLTLVMSDTDTTLFCDYNNQFHEVTRAQLETMRREIVANSQRLYQIKWQYRSLIEAATTVDELDAITIRFDKTEGETDEHVQTV from the coding sequence ATGAACATCATCGAAGCGAAAAATCCGAAATACATTGCTGCCGACAAAAAGATCATCCAGCTGGAAGTCAAATTCGAAGAAATACAGGACATGGGATTTCTGCCATTCGGTGCTACGGAAGATGACGTCGAAGCACATGGCCGTGAATTATACCGGCGGGCCCTGTCCGGAGAATTTGGTGAGATTGAGGAATTCGTCCGTGATCTGGAAACAGAACGGGCGAACAAACTCTCGGAATTATCAACGGCTTTTGAGGACGCCTCCGAAATGGCTCATCTGACCAGTTCGCTCGGATTCGAAATCGACGCCAACGAAACCGCCAACCGTGACATCGAAGGCCTGACACTGGTCATGAGCGACACCGACACCACCCTGTTTTGCGATTACAACAACCAGTTCCACGAGGTCACCAGGGCACAACTGGAAACCATGAGACGTGAAATCGTCGCCAACAGCCAGCGGCTGTATCAGATCAAATGGCAATACCGCTCACTGATCGAAGCGGCCACCACAGTGGATGAACTGGACGCCATCACCATCCGCTTCGACAAGACGGAAGGGGAAACAGATGAACATGTCCAGACGGTGTAA
- a CDS encoding GNAT family N-acetyltransferase — translation MNTPVLKTERLILRKFTEKDMEALFLVLRDEKANRFLPWFPVKNMEETRKFYEERYAAKYRQPQAYAYAVCLKSDNVPIGYMKVDMEEHHDFGYGLRKEFWHRGIAREAGRAVIGQVEKDGLPYVTATHDVRNPRSGRVMEALGMSYRYSYEEMWQPKNFPVTFRLYQLNFDGNEGFVYKKYWNMSSNHFVEELPFCRMARIP, via the coding sequence ATGAATACACCGGTATTGAAAACAGAGCGGCTGATTCTGAGGAAATTTACGGAAAAGGATATGGAAGCGCTTTTTCTTGTTCTCAGGGATGAAAAAGCCAACAGGTTTTTGCCGTGGTTCCCTGTGAAAAACATGGAGGAAACCCGGAAATTTTACGAGGAAAGATACGCGGCCAAATACAGGCAGCCACAGGCGTATGCTTATGCCGTTTGTCTGAAAAGCGATAATGTCCCGATTGGCTATATGAAAGTCGATATGGAGGAACATCACGATTTCGGTTATGGATTGCGCAAGGAGTTCTGGCATCGGGGCATTGCAAGAGAAGCCGGAAGGGCTGTCATCGGGCAGGTGGAAAAGGACGGATTGCCTTATGTTACCGCGACGCACGATGTCCGCAATCCCCGAAGCGGTCGTGTCATGGAAGCGCTCGGAATGAGTTACCGGTATTCTTATGAAGAAATGTGGCAGCCTAAAAATTTTCCGGTTACGTTCAGGCTGTATCAGCTCAATTTCGATGGGAACGAGGGGTTTGTCTATAAAAAGTACTGGAATATGTCCAGCAATCATTTTGTAGAGGAATTGCCGTTTTGCCGGATGGCACGAATCCCGTGA
- a CDS encoding tetratricopeptide repeat protein, giving the protein MSETFLPVSKMPVLDGFFRVIRLFSAMFRAFACGRTRLAFLSGDGFFSGRPIREGVVMQEEMMGFGVCRVRRGALAVIGCLFLAGISWAGDYSDGMRFYQGMDYENAFSAFRRAAEKGNAAAQSALGAMYYNGEGTGEDEAMAAHWYLKAAEHGRMDAQFALAEMYEAGEGVRQDLKKAAFWYKKAAEQGHLLAQTNLGILYMEGRGVKRDDAKAVALLTNPARQGVALAQTNLAMLYASGRGVKANTHKALEWYRKAASQGEADAQFLLGNMYEDGTGVEKNLLKAAAWYRQAAEQGNAEAQNNLGRLYMEGGDFEGHEDEAFVWFQRAADQGYAEAQTNLGVLYAYGLGVDQDVDKAVYWYARAAEKGQPEGAFFLAEAYYRGEGVERNDKLAVKWYEFAAKNGVPESQDRLGLMYTNGLGVRQDYAKAVYWFRKAARQGYAESQNNLGVLHARGLGVEQDYARAIAWYRKAIAQNLPQAQFNLGTMYLQGHGVKKDIRMARQWFMKAAEQGLPEAEKSLERLPKDGESIDTDLST; this is encoded by the coding sequence ATGTCTGAAACATTTCTGCCTGTTTCGAAAATGCCGGTTCTTGACGGATTTTTCCGGGTGATCAGGCTGTTTTCCGCGATGTTCCGTGCTTTTGCCTGTGGTCGCACGCGACTGGCGTTTTTATCCGGGGACGGTTTCTTTTCGGGTCGCCCGATTCGGGAGGGTGTCGTCATGCAAGAGGAAATGATGGGGTTTGGTGTGTGCCGGGTTCGTCGGGGAGCGCTGGCGGTGATCGGGTGTCTGTTTCTGGCCGGTATCAGCTGGGCCGGGGATTATTCCGACGGCATGAGGTTCTATCAGGGCATGGATTACGAAAACGCCTTTTCCGCTTTCAGGCGGGCGGCGGAGAAAGGCAATGCGGCGGCCCAGTCGGCTTTGGGGGCCATGTATTATAACGGGGAAGGCACCGGGGAAGACGAGGCGATGGCGGCCCACTGGTATCTGAAGGCAGCCGAGCACGGGCGCATGGATGCCCAGTTCGCCCTGGCCGAGATGTACGAGGCGGGCGAAGGGGTCAGGCAGGATCTCAAAAAGGCAGCTTTCTGGTATAAAAAGGCGGCGGAGCAGGGACATCTGTTGGCCCAGACGAATCTGGGCATTCTTTATATGGAAGGTCGCGGGGTGAAGCGCGACGATGCGAAAGCGGTGGCGCTTCTGACGAATCCGGCCCGGCAGGGGGTGGCGCTGGCGCAGACGAATCTGGCGATGCTTTATGCCAGCGGCCGCGGGGTGAAGGCCAATACGCACAAGGCGCTGGAATGGTACCGCAAGGCGGCCTCGCAGGGCGAGGCCGATGCCCAGTTCTTGCTGGGGAATATGTATGAGGACGGTACCGGTGTCGAAAAGAATCTGCTGAAAGCGGCGGCCTGGTACCGGCAGGCGGCGGAGCAGGGCAATGCCGAGGCGCAGAACAATCTGGGCCGCCTGTATATGGAAGGCGGCGATTTCGAGGGGCATGAGGACGAGGCGTTCGTCTGGTTCCAGCGGGCGGCCGATCAGGGGTATGCGGAAGCGCAGACGAATCTGGGCGTGCTGTACGCTTACGGTCTGGGCGTGGATCAGGATGTGGACAAGGCGGTTTACTGGTATGCCCGGGCGGCGGAGAAGGGGCAGCCGGAGGGGGCCTTTTTTCTGGCGGAGGCGTATTACCGGGGCGAAGGGGTCGAACGCAACGACAAGCTGGCGGTCAAGTGGTATGAGTTCGCGGCGAAAAACGGGGTGCCGGAAAGTCAGGACAGGCTGGGCCTGATGTATACGAACGGACTCGGGGTCAGGCAGGATTACGCGAAGGCGGTTTACTGGTTCAGGAAGGCGGCGCGGCAGGGATATGCCGAGTCGCAGAACAATCTGGGCGTGCTGCATGCGCGCGGGCTGGGGGTCGAGCAGGATTATGCCCGGGCGATCGCCTGGTATCGCAAGGCGATCGCGCAGAATCTTCCGCAGGCCCAGTTCAATCTGGGAACGATGTATTTGCAGGGGCATGGAGTCAAGAAGGATATCCGGATGGCCCGGCAATGGTTCATGAAGGCGGCGGAACAGGGGTTGCCGGAGGCGGAAAAGAGTCTGGAACGTCTGCCGAAGGACGGGGAATCGATCGATACCGATCTGTCCACCTGA
- a CDS encoding MFS transporter, whose translation MTHENLTENAGLPAHILWTLAIVAGVTIANQYYNQPLLNLIRHDLGETGFRTNVITMMAQIGYALGLLFVVPLGDLCRRKKIIFTNFILLIFSLLAIGMASGIYIIWAASLVTGICSVIPQIFVPIASQFSRPEHKSRNVGIVMSGLLTGILASRVISGFVGDWLGWRAMYFIAAALMIVCAAITLKVLPDIRPNFQGTYGSLMRSLATLIKDYPALRVCSLRAALAFGSFLAVWASLAFKMAQAPFYADSDTVGILGLCGIAGALTASAVGKYVTRVGLKNFNYIGDGLILLARGLLWLGGDTYAGMIAGIIIIDIGIQCIQLSNQASVMQLNPKASNRVNTVFMTTFFIGGTLGTFSAGTGWQIAGWTGVAAVGATLATASLLVTLLTRH comes from the coding sequence ATGACACACGAAAACCTGACAGAAAACGCCGGACTGCCGGCCCACATCCTCTGGACACTCGCCATCGTGGCAGGCGTCACCATCGCCAACCAGTACTACAACCAGCCCCTGCTGAATCTCATCCGGCACGATCTGGGCGAAACCGGTTTCAGGACCAACGTCATCACCATGATGGCCCAGATCGGCTATGCACTCGGCCTGCTCTTCGTCGTTCCGCTGGGAGACCTCTGCCGCCGGAAAAAAATCATCTTCACCAACTTCATCCTGCTCATCTTTTCCCTGCTCGCCATCGGCATGGCTTCCGGCATTTACATCATCTGGGCCGCCTCGCTCGTGACCGGTATCTGTTCCGTCATCCCGCAAATCTTCGTCCCCATCGCCTCTCAATTCTCGCGCCCGGAACACAAAAGCCGCAACGTGGGCATCGTCATGTCCGGCCTTTTGACCGGCATCCTCGCCTCCCGCGTCATCTCGGGCTTCGTCGGCGACTGGCTGGGCTGGCGCGCCATGTACTTCATCGCCGCCGCCTTAATGATCGTCTGCGCCGCCATCACCCTCAAGGTACTGCCCGACATCCGCCCGAACTTCCAGGGCACCTACGGCAGCCTGATGCGTTCCCTCGCCACCCTGATCAAAGACTATCCGGCCTTAAGAGTCTGTTCCCTGCGCGCCGCGCTGGCCTTCGGCTCGTTTCTGGCCGTATGGGCATCCCTGGCCTTCAAAATGGCACAGGCTCCCTTTTACGCCGACAGCGACACCGTCGGCATCCTCGGACTGTGCGGCATCGCCGGCGCCCTGACCGCCTCCGCCGTCGGCAAATACGTCACCCGGGTCGGCCTGAAAAACTTCAACTACATCGGCGACGGCCTCATCCTGCTGGCCCGGGGGCTGCTCTGGCTCGGCGGCGACACCTACGCCGGCATGATCGCCGGCATCATCATCATCGACATCGGCATCCAGTGCATCCAGCTCAGCAATCAGGCCAGCGTCATGCAACTGAACCCCAAGGCGTCCAACCGGGTCAACACCGTTTTCATGACCACCTTCTTCATCGGCGGCACCCTGGGCACCTTTTCCGCCGGAACCGGCTGGCAGATCGCCGGCTGGACAGGCGTCGCCGCCGTCGGCGCAACCCTGGCGACCGCCTCCCTGCTCGTGACACTGCTGACCCGGCACTGA